The following proteins come from a genomic window of Azoarcus sp. PA01:
- a CDS encoding penicillin-binding protein 2, translating to MRKQRPLPFNHNPLLKNGLPAWRSRLVMSALLACLLALVGRALYLQGFNNEFLQAKGESRYARAIEVPATRGRVIDRHGDVLAISTPVRSIWAIPSDARLSPADARKLAELLETSVEELNGRLATSHDFVYLKRQLSPELAQEIAALKLPGIHQQQEYRRYYPGGEVMAHVLGFTGVDDKGQEGVELAFDKLLTGTPGARRVIRDRRGQVVEDVEAIRPPHDGQDLVLAMDAKIQYLAYSALNQAMQTHKAKAGAAVVLDVRTGEVLALVNAPTYNPNNRTNLSGAQLRNRVFTDTYEPGSTMKPFIVGLALERGKVEPMTVIDTAPGRVSIGRATISDSHRHGPLTVAEVIQKSSNVGTVKMAMNLAPEEMWRMFNELGFGTPLDLGFPGEAGGRLRPVKTWKPIEQATMSFGHGISVSLIQMAHAYLAFARDGELLPLSLTRVDVPLAAGKRVYSVDTAREVRYMLELAAGPGGTAPRAQIRGYRVAGKTGTAHKLEGGRYANKYVSSFVGFAPASDPRLIVAVMIDEPSAGQYFGGTVAAPIFAQITEGALRVLGVAPDAPLVPLQVSGKAEQARTARGGR from the coding sequence ATGAGAAAACAGCGCCCGTTGCCTTTCAACCACAACCCGTTGCTGAAGAACGGTCTTCCGGCATGGCGGTCGCGGCTGGTGATGTCCGCCCTTCTCGCCTGTCTGCTGGCGCTGGTCGGACGCGCGCTGTATCTGCAGGGGTTCAACAACGAGTTCCTGCAGGCGAAGGGCGAATCGCGCTACGCCCGCGCGATCGAGGTGCCGGCGACGCGTGGCCGCGTCATCGACCGGCACGGCGACGTGCTGGCGATCAGCACGCCGGTGCGGTCGATCTGGGCGATTCCGTCGGATGCGCGGCTGTCGCCGGCGGACGCGCGCAAGCTCGCCGAGCTGCTTGAAACGAGTGTCGAGGAGCTGAACGGACGGCTCGCGACGAGTCACGATTTCGTCTATCTGAAGCGCCAGCTGTCGCCCGAACTCGCGCAGGAAATCGCCGCGCTGAAGCTTCCCGGCATTCATCAGCAGCAGGAATACCGGCGCTATTACCCGGGCGGCGAAGTGATGGCGCACGTGCTCGGTTTCACCGGCGTCGACGACAAGGGCCAGGAAGGTGTCGAGCTCGCGTTCGACAAGCTGCTGACCGGCACGCCCGGCGCGCGCCGGGTCATCCGCGACCGGCGCGGCCAGGTCGTCGAGGATGTCGAGGCGATCCGTCCGCCGCACGACGGGCAGGACCTCGTGCTGGCGATGGACGCGAAGATCCAGTATCTCGCCTATTCAGCGCTGAACCAGGCGATGCAGACGCACAAAGCCAAGGCGGGCGCGGCGGTGGTGCTCGACGTGCGCACCGGCGAAGTGCTGGCGCTGGTCAACGCGCCGACCTACAACCCGAACAACCGTACCAACCTCAGCGGCGCGCAGTTGCGCAACCGCGTGTTCACCGACACGTACGAGCCGGGCTCGACGATGAAGCCTTTCATCGTCGGCCTCGCACTCGAGCGCGGCAAGGTCGAGCCGATGACCGTCATCGATACTGCGCCGGGGCGGGTGTCGATCGGGCGGGCGACGATTTCCGACTCGCACCGGCACGGCCCGCTGACCGTGGCCGAAGTGATCCAGAAATCGTCGAACGTCGGCACGGTGAAGATGGCGATGAACCTCGCGCCGGAGGAAATGTGGCGGATGTTCAACGAGCTCGGTTTCGGCACTCCGCTCGATCTCGGGTTTCCCGGCGAAGCGGGCGGGCGGCTGCGTCCGGTGAAGACGTGGAAACCGATCGAACAGGCGACGATGTCGTTCGGCCACGGCATTTCCGTGAGCCTCATCCAGATGGCGCACGCCTATCTCGCGTTCGCCCGCGACGGCGAGCTGCTGCCGCTTTCGCTGACGCGCGTTGATGTCCCGCTGGCTGCCGGCAAGCGCGTGTATTCGGTCGATACGGCGCGCGAGGTGCGGTACATGCTCGAGCTCGCGGCCGGCCCGGGCGGCACCGCGCCGCGCGCGCAGATCCGCGGCTACCGCGTTGCCGGCAAGACCGGCACGGCGCACAAGCTCGAGGGCGGGCGATACGCGAACAAATATGTATCGTCCTTTGTCGGTTTCGCCCCGGCGTCCGACCCGCGACTTATCGTAGCGGTGATGATCGATGAACCTTCTGCCGGTCAATATTTTGGCGGGACGGTCGCGGCGCCGATTTTCGCGCAGATCACCGAAGGGGCGTTGCGGGTCCTGGGCGTAGCGCCGGACGCGCCGCTCGTTCCGCTGCAGGTCAGCGGCAAGGCGGAACAGGCACGAACCGCCCGGGGGGGCAGGTGA
- the ftsL gene encoding cell division protein FtsL, whose product MIRADAFLVALVVSSALGVVAAQHQARKLFSELEREQARAQGLEVEWGQLQLEQSTWAAHARVEKIARERIGMRPPAPGQVLTVEGGHASAGPGLPE is encoded by the coding sequence ATGATCCGCGCCGACGCGTTTCTGGTCGCGCTCGTCGTGAGCAGCGCGCTCGGGGTCGTCGCGGCCCAGCATCAGGCGCGCAAGCTGTTCTCGGAGCTCGAGCGGGAACAGGCCCGCGCCCAGGGCCTGGAAGTCGAGTGGGGGCAGCTGCAGCTCGAACAAAGCACTTGGGCCGCGCATGCGCGCGTCGAGAAGATCGCGCGCGAACGGATCGGCATGCGCCCTCCTGCACCGGGACAGGTGCTCACGGTGGAGGGCGGGCACGCGTCCGCCGGACCAGGGCTGCCGGAGTGA
- the rsmH gene encoding 16S rRNA (cytosine(1402)-N(4))-methyltransferase RsmH, whose protein sequence is MSAAPQHVTVLLAEAVEALAVRPGGVYVDGTFGRGGHSRAILAKLDAGGRLVAFDRDPRAIEVARALPDPRLTVVHAPFSAFAEELDRLGLEHVDGVLLDLGVSSPQLDEAARGMSFRFDAPLDMRMDTSRGQTVAQWLADASVAQITEVLRDYGEERFAYAIAKAIAAARAGGPVATTRQLAEIVEKAVRTREPGQHPATRSFQALRIFINQELEELSLVLPAAVERLKPGGRLVVISFHSLEDRIVKRFMRGESRPPQLPARLPLRAAELPQPRLRLVGKSQRPGPAEVAANPRSRSAVMRVAERTGGAA, encoded by the coding sequence GTGAGTGCCGCGCCGCAACACGTCACCGTGCTGCTCGCCGAGGCCGTCGAGGCATTGGCGGTCAGGCCCGGCGGAGTCTATGTCGATGGCACGTTCGGGCGTGGCGGCCACAGCAGGGCCATCCTCGCGAAGCTCGATGCCGGGGGACGGCTGGTCGCGTTCGACCGCGATCCGCGCGCGATCGAGGTCGCGCGCGCGTTGCCCGATCCGCGGCTGACCGTCGTCCACGCACCGTTCAGCGCGTTCGCCGAGGAGCTCGACCGGCTCGGGCTGGAACATGTCGACGGCGTATTGCTCGATCTGGGCGTGTCGTCGCCGCAGCTCGACGAGGCGGCGCGCGGCATGAGTTTTCGTTTCGACGCGCCGCTTGACATGCGGATGGATACGAGCCGCGGGCAGACCGTGGCGCAATGGCTGGCCGATGCATCGGTCGCGCAAATCACCGAGGTGCTCAGGGATTATGGGGAAGAACGGTTTGCTTATGCGATTGCAAAGGCGATTGCAGCTGCTCGGGCAGGGGGGCCTGTCGCAACCACTCGACAGCTTGCCGAGATCGTGGAAAAAGCGGTCCGTACACGCGAGCCGGGGCAGCATCCGGCGACGCGCAGCTTTCAAGCTCTACGGATTTTCATCAATCAGGAACTCGAAGAGCTGTCGCTAGTGCTGCCGGCGGCGGTCGAGCGGCTCAAGCCCGGCGGCCGGCTGGTGGTGATCAGTTTCCATTCGCTTGAAGACCGCATCGTCAAGCGCTTCATGCGTGGCGAATCGCGTCCGCCGCAGCTGCCGGCGCGGCTGCCGCTGCGGGCGGCCGAACTGCCGCAGCCGCGCCTGCGGCTCGTCGGCAAGAGCCAGCGGCCGGGGCCGGCCGAAGTCGCCGCCAATCCGCGCTCGCGCAGTGCCGTGATGCGCGTCGCCGAACGTACCGGGGGCGCAGCATGA
- the mraZ gene encoding division/cell wall cluster transcriptional repressor MraZ, translated as MFQGAIALSLDAKGRLAIPARHRDALVPDGAPLVITAHPHKCLLVYPLLAWEPIRDRIAAMPGFDPRTSAFKRLLVGFAQEDVLDAAGRVLLAASLRQWAQLEKQVWLVGQGAHFELWSDAGWQAQQETMLSLSGDALPPGFESLAL; from the coding sequence ATGTTCCAGGGAGCCATTGCGCTCAGTCTCGATGCGAAGGGTCGTCTCGCGATTCCGGCCCGGCACCGTGACGCACTCGTCCCCGATGGCGCGCCTCTGGTGATCACTGCCCACCCCCATAAGTGCCTGCTCGTTTATCCGCTGTTGGCCTGGGAGCCGATTCGCGACCGGATTGCGGCGATGCCCGGTTTCGATCCGCGCACCTCAGCCTTCAAGCGCTTGCTGGTCGGTTTCGCCCAGGAAGACGTCCTCGATGCGGCCGGGCGGGTGCTGCTCGCCGCTTCGCTGCGGCAATGGGCGCAACTCGAAAAACAGGTCTGGCTGGTCGGGCAGGGCGCCCATTTCGAGCTTTGGTCCGATGCGGGCTGGCAGGCGCAGCAGGAGACGATGCTGTCGCTGTCGGGCGACGCGCTCCCCCCCGGATTCGAGAGCCTGGCGCTGTGA
- the pyrC gene encoding dihydroorotase: MQTISLIRPDDWHLHVRDGAALATVVPHTAHRFARALIMPNLRPPVTTAAQALAYRARIVAAVPSGVRFEPLMSLYLTDNTSPDEIDRANASGAVVAVKLYPAGATTNSDAGVTGIEKVHGVLERMEKLGMVLCVHGEVTHGDVDVFDREQVFIEQVLAPLVARFPALRVVFEHITTAEAARFVQDAGPNVGATVTAHHLLLNRNAIFAGGIRPHHYCLPVLKRETHRRALVEAATSGNAKFFLGTDSAPHSRAAKEAACGCAGCYTAHAAIELYAEAFEQAGALDRLEAFASLNGPAFYGLAPNTERITLAKDAWQVPNAYEYLHDDPLVPLRAGETVAWRML, from the coding sequence ATGCAGACGATTTCCCTGATCCGCCCCGACGACTGGCATCTGCACGTGCGCGACGGCGCAGCCCTGGCGACCGTCGTGCCGCATACCGCGCACCGCTTCGCTCGCGCGCTGATCATGCCGAACCTGCGTCCGCCGGTGACGACGGCCGCGCAGGCGCTCGCATACCGTGCGCGCATCGTCGCCGCGGTGCCGTCCGGCGTGCGCTTCGAGCCGCTGATGAGCCTGTACCTCACCGACAACACGTCGCCCGACGAAATCGACCGCGCGAATGCGAGCGGCGCAGTCGTCGCGGTGAAGCTGTATCCGGCCGGCGCGACGACGAACTCCGACGCGGGCGTGACCGGCATCGAAAAAGTCCATGGGGTGCTCGAACGCATGGAAAAGCTCGGCATGGTGCTGTGCGTGCATGGCGAAGTCACGCACGGCGACGTGGATGTGTTCGACCGCGAGCAGGTATTCATCGAGCAGGTCCTGGCGCCGCTGGTGGCGCGCTTTCCCGCGCTGCGTGTCGTCTTCGAGCACATCACCACCGCCGAGGCCGCGCGCTTCGTGCAGGACGCCGGGCCGAACGTCGGCGCGACCGTGACGGCCCATCACCTGCTGCTCAACCGCAACGCGATTTTCGCCGGCGGCATCCGCCCCCATCATTACTGTCTGCCGGTGCTCAAGCGCGAAACCCACCGCCGCGCGCTGGTCGAAGCGGCGACCTCGGGCAACGCGAAGTTCTTCCTCGGCACCGACTCCGCGCCGCATTCGCGCGCTGCGAAAGAGGCGGCCTGCGGCTGCGCCGGCTGCTACACCGCGCACGCCGCGATCGAACTGTACGCCGAGGCTTTCGAGCAGGCCGGAGCGCTCGACCGGCTCGAGGCTTTCGCGAGCCTGAACGGTCCCGCGTTCTACGGTCTTGCGCCGAACACCGAGCGAATCACGCTGGCGAAAGACGCGTGGCAGGTGCCGAACGCATACGAATACCTGCACGACGATCCGCTCGTGCCGCTGCGCGCCGGCGAAACGGTCGCCTGGCGCATGCTCTGA
- the rsmI gene encoding 16S rRNA (cytidine(1402)-2'-O)-methyltransferase, which translates to MAHGSSPLSSTPSLYVVATPLGNLQDISARAQAVLAGVEVIAAEDTRHSQRLLDALGINTRLVALHEHNEQAAAGQVIRMLQAGQHVALISDAGTPAISDPGARAVARVREAGFPIVPIPGPCAAIAALSAAGFVDNGFQFVGFLPPKSAARRADIDALRAVAVPLVFYESPHRIAECVADLAAVLEAEREIVIARELTKLFEQIVRVPLAAAPAWLAEDANRMRGEFVLVVSGAPAREGLDPRAERVLALLIAELPVKTAARLAAEITGAPKNALYARALELRGQ; encoded by the coding sequence ATGGCTCACGGCTCCTCGCCCCTTTCAAGTACGCCGTCATTGTATGTGGTGGCGACGCCGCTCGGGAACCTGCAGGACATCAGCGCGCGTGCGCAAGCCGTGCTGGCGGGCGTGGAAGTCATCGCGGCCGAGGACACGCGCCACAGTCAGCGCCTGCTCGATGCGCTCGGCATCAATACGCGGCTCGTCGCGCTGCACGAGCACAACGAGCAGGCGGCCGCCGGGCAGGTGATCCGCATGCTGCAGGCGGGGCAGCACGTCGCATTGATCAGCGACGCCGGCACGCCGGCGATCTCCGACCCCGGTGCGCGCGCAGTCGCGCGAGTGCGCGAGGCGGGGTTCCCGATCGTGCCCATTCCCGGCCCGTGCGCCGCGATCGCCGCGCTGTCGGCAGCCGGCTTTGTCGACAACGGCTTTCAATTCGTCGGCTTCCTGCCGCCGAAGTCCGCCGCGCGCCGCGCCGACATCGACGCGCTGCGCGCCGTCGCGGTGCCGCTGGTGTTCTACGAGTCCCCGCATCGCATCGCCGAATGCGTCGCGGACCTCGCCGCAGTGCTCGAAGCCGAGCGCGAGATCGTCATCGCGCGCGAGCTGACGAAGCTGTTCGAGCAGATCGTGCGCGTGCCGCTCGCCGCTGCGCCTGCGTGGCTGGCGGAGGACGCGAACCGCATGCGCGGCGAATTCGTGCTGGTGGTGTCCGGTGCGCCCGCGCGCGAAGGCCTGGATCCGCGGGCCGAGCGCGTGCTGGCGCTGCTGATCGCGGAGCTGCCGGTGAAGACCGCCGCACGGCTTGCAGCCGAGATCACCGGCGCGCCGAAAAACGCGCTCTATGCGCGGGCGCTGGAACTCAGGGGACAGTGA
- a CDS encoding YraN family protein, protein MKGDRNVNEGTIVGAPATRKQASGAAAEALAERFLVRRGLVVLARNVRCRGGEIDLVCLDHGIVVFVEVRLRTNLRFGGAAASITPAKQRRVVLAARWWLAGAGRRHAGRPCRFDAALLADLDEDGVEWLKAAFDADGS, encoded by the coding sequence ATGAAGGGTGACCGGAACGTGAACGAAGGCACCATTGTCGGCGCCCCCGCAACGCGGAAGCAAGCGTCGGGAGCGGCAGCCGAAGCGCTCGCCGAACGCTTCCTCGTCCGCCGCGGGCTCGTCGTGCTGGCGCGCAACGTGCGTTGCCGTGGCGGCGAGATCGATCTGGTGTGCCTCGACCACGGCATCGTCGTGTTCGTCGAAGTGCGGCTGCGCACGAACCTCCGCTTCGGCGGCGCCGCGGCCAGCATCACGCCGGCCAAGCAGCGCCGCGTCGTCCTCGCCGCGCGATGGTGGCTGGCCGGCGCGGGCCGCCGTCACGCCGGACGCCCCTGCCGTTTCGACGCGGCGCTGCTCGCCGATCTCGACGAGGACGGCGTCGAATGGCTGAAAGCCGCGTTCGACGCCGATGGATCATAG
- a CDS encoding phosphoheptose isomerase gives MDLIHRISRQFEDSARVKLEALEALAAPIAGAVEIMIGSLLNNGKILACGNGGSAADAQHFAAELVNRFEMERPPLAAIALTTDTSTLTSIANDYDFTQVFSKQVRALGHPGDVLLAISTSGNSPNVIEAIAAAHEREMRVIALTGNGGGQINALLGDDDVHLCVPAQRTARIQEVHLLTLHCLCDGIDCLLLGVEDQ, from the coding sequence ATGGACCTCATCCATCGCATCTCCAGACAGTTCGAAGACAGCGCGCGCGTCAAGCTCGAAGCGCTCGAAGCGCTCGCCGCGCCGATTGCCGGAGCTGTGGAAATCATGATCGGCAGCCTGTTGAACAACGGCAAGATCCTCGCGTGCGGCAACGGCGGCTCGGCCGCCGACGCGCAGCATTTCGCGGCCGAACTGGTCAATCGCTTCGAGATGGAACGCCCGCCGCTCGCGGCGATCGCGCTGACGACCGACACCTCGACGCTGACGTCGATCGCCAACGACTACGACTTCACGCAGGTATTCTCCAAACAGGTGCGGGCGCTCGGACATCCCGGCGACGTGCTGCTCGCGATCTCGACGAGCGGAAACTCGCCCAACGTCATCGAGGCGATCGCGGCCGCGCACGAACGCGAAATGCGCGTCATCGCGCTGACCGGCAACGGCGGCGGACAGATCAACGCCCTGCTCGGCGACGACGACGTCCATCTGTGCGTTCCGGCACAGCGCACCGCCCGCATCCAGGAAGTTCACCTGCTGACCCTGCACTGCCTGTGCGACGGCATCGATTGTCTGTTACTCGGAGTAGAAGACCAATGA
- a CDS encoding BON domain-containing protein gives MSESRPQVTRRTFLLGLTAAAALPVLQGCFPLVAGGVGAGAAMVADRRTSGAYVEDEGIEWRAASALRDRMGDAVHINVTSFNRNVLLTGEAPSEAHRTEIERVVSGVSNVRGITNEVQVAGIASLTSRSNDSVITSKVKARFVDAATFGAHHVKVVTEAGTVYLLGLVTRREADAATDVARTTSGVRKVVRVFEYITDQEARRLDGQRSTGT, from the coding sequence ATGAGCGAATCACGCCCGCAAGTCACCCGCCGCACCTTCCTTCTCGGCCTGACTGCCGCCGCTGCGCTGCCAGTCCTGCAAGGTTGCTTCCCCCTCGTCGCCGGCGGCGTCGGCGCCGGGGCGGCGATGGTCGCCGACCGCCGCACGTCGGGGGCCTACGTCGAGGACGAAGGGATCGAATGGCGCGCCGCGAGTGCGTTGCGCGACCGGATGGGCGACGCCGTGCATATCAACGTGACTTCGTTCAACCGCAACGTTCTCCTCACCGGCGAAGCGCCGAGCGAAGCGCACCGGACCGAAATCGAACGTGTCGTCAGCGGCGTGTCGAACGTGCGCGGCATCACGAACGAAGTGCAGGTCGCCGGCATCGCGTCGCTGACGTCGCGCAGCAACGACTCGGTCATCACGTCGAAAGTCAAGGCCCGCTTCGTCGATGCCGCGACCTTCGGCGCCCACCACGTCAAAGTCGTCACCGAAGCCGGCACCGTCTATCTGCTCGGCCTGGTCACGCGCCGCGAAGCCGATGCCGCGACCGACGTGGCGCGCACGACGTCCGGGGTGCGCAAAGTCGTGCGGGTGTTCGAATACATCACCGACCAGGAAGCGCGCCGACTCGACGGCCAGCGCAGCACCGGGACGTAA
- the mpl gene encoding UDP-N-acetylmuramate:L-alanyl-gamma-D-glutamyl-meso-diaminopimelate ligase, giving the protein MHIHILGICGTFMGGVALLARTAGHTVTGCDANVYPPMSTQLEAQGIGLTEGYDAAQLDLAPDLYVVGNAVSRGNPLLEAILDRGLPYVSGPQWLAEHVLQGRWVLAVAGTHGKTTTTSMLAWMLEDAGLEPGFLVGGVPGNFGVSARLTDSPFFVIEADEYDTAFCDKRSKFVHYRPRSAILNNLEFDHADIFGDLAAIETQFHHLLRTIPASGRIIANADEESLKRVVGRGCWSELEWFGAGAQWSAAAGADEGEAVFCLRDEIVGSVAMPMSGSHNRSNALAAIAAARHVGVTPAQAIASLAGFQGIKRRMEVRGKVRGITVYDDFAHHPTAIALTVEGLRRREPAGRILAVLEPRSNTMKLGVMKDRLPQSLAQADRVYCYAHGLGWDVAGALAPLAERGATYADLDRLVADVAAAARPGDHVLVMSNGGFGGVHDRLLAALARPGSC; this is encoded by the coding sequence ATGCATATCCACATTCTCGGCATCTGCGGCACTTTCATGGGAGGTGTCGCGCTGCTGGCCCGCACGGCAGGGCACACCGTCACCGGTTGCGACGCGAACGTCTACCCGCCGATGAGTACGCAGCTCGAAGCCCAGGGCATCGGCCTGACGGAAGGCTACGACGCCGCGCAGCTCGATCTCGCGCCGGACCTCTACGTCGTCGGCAACGCGGTGTCGCGCGGCAATCCGCTGCTCGAGGCGATTCTCGATCGCGGCCTGCCGTACGTGTCGGGGCCGCAGTGGCTGGCCGAACACGTGCTGCAGGGGCGCTGGGTGCTCGCGGTCGCCGGGACGCACGGCAAGACGACGACGACGTCGATGCTCGCGTGGATGCTCGAGGATGCCGGGCTCGAGCCGGGTTTCCTCGTCGGCGGCGTGCCGGGGAACTTCGGCGTTTCGGCGCGTCTGACCGATTCTCCATTCTTCGTCATCGAGGCCGACGAATACGACACGGCGTTCTGTGACAAGCGATCGAAGTTCGTCCATTATCGGCCGCGCAGCGCGATCCTGAACAATCTCGAGTTCGATCATGCGGATATCTTTGGCGATCTGGCCGCGATCGAAACGCAATTTCATCATCTGTTGCGCACGATTCCCGCTTCGGGACGGATTATTGCGAACGCCGACGAGGAGAGCCTGAAGCGCGTCGTGGGGCGCGGTTGCTGGTCCGAGCTCGAATGGTTCGGCGCCGGAGCGCAGTGGTCCGCGGCAGCGGGTGCCGACGAGGGCGAAGCGGTATTCTGCCTGCGCGACGAAATCGTCGGCAGCGTGGCGATGCCGATGAGCGGCAGCCACAACCGCAGCAATGCGCTCGCGGCGATCGCCGCCGCCCGTCATGTCGGTGTGACCCCGGCGCAGGCGATCGCGAGTCTGGCCGGTTTCCAAGGCATCAAGCGCCGCATGGAAGTGCGCGGAAAGGTCCGCGGCATCACCGTGTACGACGACTTCGCCCATCATCCGACCGCGATCGCGCTGACCGTCGAAGGCCTGCGCCGCCGCGAGCCCGCAGGCCGCATCCTGGCAGTGCTCGAACCACGCTCCAACACGATGAAGCTGGGCGTCATGAAGGACCGGCTGCCGCAGAGCCTGGCGCAGGCGGACCGCGTCTATTGCTACGCGCATGGCCTGGGGTGGGACGTGGCCGGGGCGCTCGCGCCGCTCGCCGAACGCGGTGCGACGTACGCCGATCTCGACCGGCTCGTCGCCGATGTCGCGGCGGCGGCGCGTCCGGGAGATCATGTGCTGGTGATGAGCAACGGGGGATTCGGCGGCGTCCATGACCGGCTGCTCGCCGCGCTCGCGCGCCCGGGAAGCTGTTAA